Proteins encoded together in one Triticum dicoccoides isolate Atlit2015 ecotype Zavitan chromosome 7B, WEW_v2.0, whole genome shotgun sequence window:
- the LOC119338919 gene encoding RING-H2 finger protein ATL39-like, which yields MAQPEDRIIAGIFIGIVASLLVSIIVCSLCRGHRNGAAAAARARPLPERGTVTATVRVDQRQLRQACAAGATAGLPAFTYSLSVKHNMTGGGEEAATCSVCLGALQLGDTVRLLPTCLHVYHAECIDPWLGAHSTCPICRSDTDPATGVGRLPPA from the coding sequence ATGGCTCAGCCTGAGGACAGGATCATCGCCGGCATCTTCATCGGCATCGTGGCCTCCTTGCTCGTGTCCATCATCGTGTGCAGCCTCTGCCGGGGTCACCGCAacggcgcggcggcggccgccCGGGCGCGGCCGCTACCGGAGCGTGGTACAGTCACCGCTACTGTCCGCGTCGACCAGCGGCAGCTTCGCCAGGCCTGCGCCGCCGGTGCGACGGCCGGGCTCCCGGCGTTCACGTACAGCCTATCGGTGAAGCACAACATGACGggcggaggggaggaggcggcgacgTGCTCGGTTTGCCTCGGCGCGCTGCAGCTAGGAGACACGGTGCGGCTGCTGCCGACGTGCCTGCACGTGTACCACGCGGAGTGCATCGACCCGTGGCTAGGCGCGCACTCGACGTGCCCGATCTGCCGCTCGGACACGGACCCGGCCACGGGCGTTGGCCGGCTACCACCTGCTTAG